The proteins below come from a single Chrysoperla carnea chromosome 1, inChrCarn1.1, whole genome shotgun sequence genomic window:
- the LOC123305854 gene encoding dnaJ homolog shv has translation MMAASSVWLLLFINSIFCLLIVLAGRDFYAILDVPKNANTNQIKKAYRKLAKELHPDKNQDDPNASQKFQDLGAAYEVLSDPEKRKKYDRCGEDCLKQDGQMNNMDPFASFFGDFGFPFGNSEQSHETPRGANIVMDVFVTLEELYSGTFIEITRNKPVMKPAKGTRKCNCRQEMVTRNLGPGRFQMIQQTVCDECPNVKFVSEERTLEIEIEPGMVDGQETKFSGEGEPHIDGEPGDLILKVKTTPHPIFERRGDDLYTNITISLQDALTGFSLDLKHLDGHVVTITREKVTWPGARIRKKGEGMPNYENNNLHGILYITIDVEFPKQDFTPEEKEDIKQLLKQSPVNKIYNGLRGF, from the exons ATGATGGCAGCGTCTAGTGTGTggttattactttttataaattcaattttttgtttattaattgtgCTAGCGGGTAGAGACTTTTATGCGATTTTAGATGTaccaaaaaatgcaaatacaaatcaaattaaaaaagcgTACAGAAAGTTAGCTAAAGAGCTACATCCTGACAAGAATCAAGATGATCCAAATGCATCTCAAAAGTTTCAAGATTTGGGCGCTGCGTATGAAGTTCTGTCCGATCCAGAAAAACGTAAGAAATATGATAGATGTGGCGAAGATTGCTTAAAACAAGATGGTCAAATGAATAATATGGATCCGTTTGCTAGTTTCTTTGGTGACTTTGGTTTCCCGTTCGGTAATAGTGAACAATCTCATGAAACTCCAAGGGGAGCTAACATTGTAATGGATGTGTTTGTTACTCTGGAAGAATTATACAGTGGAACGTTTATTGAG ataaCACGAAATAAACCAGTTATGAAACCAGCAAAAGGTACAAGAAAATGTAACTGTCGACAAGAAATGGTGACGAGAAATTTAGGTCCCGGCCGTTTTCAAATGATTCAACAGACTGTGTGTGACGAATGTCCAAACGTCAAATTTGTAAGTGAGGAACGCActcttgaaattgaaattgaaccAGGTATGGTCGATGGTCAAGAAACGAAATTTTCTGGTGAAGGTGAACCACATATTGATGGGGAACCAGGTGAtctcattttaaaagtaaaaacaacaCCTCATCCCATCTTTGAACGAAGAGGTGATGATCTCTACACAAATATTACAATCAGTTTACAG gatGCGTTAACTGGTTTTTCATTagatttaaaacatttagaCGGACATGTAGTAACAATAACACGTGAAAAAGTAACATGGCCTGGTGCTAGGATACGTAAGAAGGGTGAAGGAATGCCAAATtatgagaataataatttacatggaaTTTTGTATATAACGATAGATGTTGAATTTCCAAAGCAAGATTTTACTCCTGAAGAAAAAGAAG acataaaacaattattaaaacagtcgcctgtaaacaaaatttacaatggTTTAAGAGGATTTTAA
- the LOC123305855 gene encoding proteasome subunit alpha type-7-1 produces MSSSRYDRAITVFSPDGHLLQVEYAQEAVRKGSTAVGVRGNDVVVLGVEKKSVAKLQEERTVRKICLLDDHVVMAFAGLTADARILINRAQIECQSHKLTVEDPVTLEYITRYIAGLKQKYTQSNGRRPFGISCLLGGFDYDGQPHLYQTEPSGIYYEWKANATGRSAKTVREFLEKYYTPEEVSTENGAVKLAIRALLEVVQSGQKNLEIAVMRRNKPLQMLDCDSIDKYVAEIEKEKEEEAEKKKQKK; encoded by the exons atgagctCTTCACGATACGATCGAGCAATTACTGTATTTTCTCCTGATGGTCATTTATTACAAGTAGAATATGCACAAGAAGCTGTTAGGAAAGGATCAACTGCG GTTGGAGTTCGGGGAAATGATGTCGTTGTATTAGGCgttgaaaaaaaatcagttgCAAAATTACAAGAGGAACGTACCGtgcgaaaaatttgtcttttagaTGATCATGTTGTAATGGCATTTGCGGGATTAACAGCAGATGctcgaattttaataaatcgggCACAAATTGAATGCCAGTCTCATAAACTAACAGTAGAAGATCCGGTTACATTAGAATACATTACACGTTACATAGCAGGCTTAAAACAAAAGTATACTCAGAGTAACGGTCGTAGACCCTTTGGAATTTCATGCCTATTAGGGGGATTTGATTACGATGGTCAACCCCATTTGTATCAAACAGAACCATCAGGTATATATTATGAATGGAAAGCAAACGCTACAGGACGATCTGCGAAAACTGTTCgtgaatttttggaaaaatattatacaccCGAAGAAGTATCAACGGAAAATGGTGCAGTAAAATTAGCCATTAGAGCATTGTTAGAAGTTGTACAATCCGGtcagaaaaatttagaaattgcAGTCATGAGACGAAATAAACCACTTCAAATGTTAGATTGCGATTCGATTGATAAATATGTAgcagaaattgaaaaagaaaaagaagaagaggctgaaaagaaaaaacagaaaaaataa
- the LOC123305852 gene encoding protein FAN-like, with protein MEKERFSLLLLEPGEIYFEDFSCTLVNLNDETVSQQGRLKMCSKSLVFDPKDSTAPIIKIRLNECKTIEQYNKRDRFLDSDNLLFINTSQYVEMLSGNIVAPYVFKGSREFIFLLHYAKVPHCLPHITQLQRAATLPAAEQNAMIATIVHSRHARFKFDPLWMSGLQEKILLNMPADKICPLVINPGRVVLSTDRFYFQPYNNVELVPVTKINILDIKRIIPRRFLLRHVGLELHYLSTNLSRSHIYVAFRSSQDRDNMHKTLLEQPTLSLDKLDQDVMTLQWQNGIISNYEYLLYLNSLGDRTFNDLTQYPVFPWILIDYNSFSIDLNNPDIYRDLTKPVGALNPDRFRKLKERYEEMPSPKFMYGSHYSAPGLVIFYLVRKFPHYMLCLQNGRFDNPDRMFNSIPDVFKNCINNMSDFKELIPEFYDTEQGGSFLLNTKGINFGYRSDGSKVGDVKLPPWAKSPEHFIQTLRDALESEYVSNNINHWIDLVFGYKQRGIEAAKANNLFYYLCYEGAINLDSIHEINERHALEVQIMEFGQIPKQVFTVPHPRRRNLNIPQSIGILSCTTLSPTQINLAPYCQFPGHKERIGSVIINDDNDTIVTVGHDSVLKILSISQKKQLRSITVGSMALSSCIQLPDKNTLILSCWDDTIIFYDVQCGRVSSTLRAHDDAVSVISWSGTEKKLLASGSWDCSVHIWKDLHLVHEKSPKPSQNFVAELNHDTQITCVTFSPDSLQLVTGTLDGELFLWETDNFSLNHRIQRHNGSVNAVCFSPDGDKLISCGDDGVFRVIDTKTKMMLFQKAVPEKLLCLAWNGAILFLGTDWNTVLIWDMIEVKLVSTVVAHQGPVLSIAMSSNTEYITTCGQDQTIKVWRIVINK; from the exons ATGGAGAAAGAAAG gttttcaTTGTTATTACTTGAACCaggtgaaatatattttgaagacTTCAGTTGTACTTTAGTAAATTTAAACGATGAAACAGTATCGCAACAGGGTCGATTAAAAATGTGTTCAAAATCCTTAGTGTTCGATCCAAAAGATTCAACTGCcccaattataaaaattcgacTGAATGAATGTAAAACAATTGAACAATATAATAAACGGGATCGCTTTTTGGATAgtgataatttattgtttataaatactaGTCAATATGTGGAAATGTTATCAGGGAATATTGTTGCACCATATGTTTTTAAAGGATCtagagaatttatttttttactacattatgCAAAAGTACCACACTGTTTACCGCATATTACACAATTACAAAGAGCCGCAACATTACCTGCTGCCGAACAAAATGCAATG attgcAACAATTGTGCATTCTAGGCATGCAAGATTTAAATTTGATCCATTATGGATGAGTGGcttacaagaaaaaattttattgaatatgcCAGCAGATAAAATATGTCCTTTAGTGATTAATCCTGGGCGTGTGGTTTTGTCTACTGATCGATTTTATTTCCAACCGTACAATAATGTTGAATTG gtgcccgttacaaaaattaatatattagatATCAAACGAATTATACCCAGAAGATTCCTACTTCGACATGTA ggtTTAGAATTACACTATTTAAGTACAAATTTATCGAGATCGCATATATACGTGGCTTTTCGTTCAAGTCAAGATCGAGATAATATGCATAAAACACTTCTAGAACAACCAACGCTTTCGTTAGATAAATTAGATCAAGATGTAATGACCCTACAATGGCAAAATGGGATTATATCAAATTATgagtatttactttatttaaacag tttgGGTGATCGTACATTTAACGATTTAACACAATATCCAGTGTTTCCATGGATTCTAATCGATTATAATTCGTTTAGTATTGATCTAAATAATCCAGATATATATCGTGATCTAACAAAACCAGTTGGAGCATTAAATCCAGATCGTTTTCGTAAATTAAAAGAACGTTATGAAGAAATGCCATCGCCAAAATTTATGTATGGATCACATTATTCTGCACCGGGCttggttatattttatttagttcgtAAATTTCCACATTATATGTTATGTTTACAAAATGGTCGATTCGATAATCCTGATCGAATGTTTAATTCAATACctgatgtatttaaaaattgtataaacaatATGTctgattttaaagaattaatacCAGAATTTTATGATACGGAACAAGGTGgcagttttttattaaacacaaaAGGTATTAACTTTGGATATAGATCTGATGGTAGTAAAGTTGGAGATGTTAAATTGCCGCCATGGGCAAAAAGTCCTGAACATTTTATTCAAACTTTACGTGATGCACTAGAATCtgaatatgtttcaaataatatcAATCATTGGATTGATTTAGTATTTGGTTATAAACAACGTGGGATTGAAGCGGCTAAGGCAAATAATT tgTTTTATTACTTATGCTACGAAGGAGCTATCAATTTGGACTCAATACATGAAATCAATGAACGTCATGCATTGGAAGTACAAATTATGGAATTTGGACAGATACCAAAACAAGTATTCACTGTACCACATCCTCGACgacgaaatttaaatattccacAATCAATTGGAATACTTAGCTGCACAACTTTATCGCCAACGCAAATCAATTTAGCACCTTATTGTCAGTTTCCTGGACACAAAGAAAGAATTGGTAGTGTTATTATAAATGATGATAATGATACAATAGTTACTGTTGGACACGATTcagttctaaaaatattatccatttcacaaaagaaacaattgCGCAGTATTACAGTTGGATCAATGGCACTGAGTAGTTGTATTCAATTGCCTGATAAAAATACCTTAATTCTGAGTTGCTGGGATGACACAAT aataTTTTACGATGTACAATGTGGTCGAGTTAGTTCTACATTACGTGCTCATGATGATGCAGTTAGTGTAATATCGTGGAGTGGTACTGAAAAGAAATTATTAGCATCTGGCAGTTGGGATTGCAGTGTTCATATATGGAAAGACTTACATTTAGTTCATGAAAAATCACCAAAACCTagtcaaaattttgttgctgAGTTAAATCACGACACTCAAATCACTTGTGTAACTTTTAGCCC agatTCGTTACAACTAGTTACTGGGACATTAGatggtgaattatttttatgggaaacagataattttagtttaaatcaTCGAATTCAACGACATAATGGTTCGGTGAACGCTGTTTGCTTTAGTCCGGATGGTGATAAATTAATATCGTGTGGTGACGATGGTGTATTTCGTGTAATTGatacaaaaactaaaatgatgttatttcaaaaagctgtaccagaaaaattattatgtctTGCATGGAATGGTGCGATATTATTTTTGGGAACTGATTGGAATactgtattaatatgggatatGATTGAAGTCAAATTAGTATCAACAGTTGTTGCACATCaag